The proteins below are encoded in one region of Nitrospira lenta:
- a CDS encoding IPT/TIG domain-containing protein: MQSRSSFALFMLFGSFLMLPLSSTQAAAEENNGAFVDGAGFTLYGTESIKGSGSEKVEQDPVCDRSKRPKIFKVQPDEAKPGQKVTITGENFGSKECFRGVAFSAAGPAKIDYTFVNEATIEATVPDVKAGMSFIDIVAGGGNARSKGFLVQAK, encoded by the coding sequence ATGCAGTCCCGTTCTTCATTCGCTCTTTTCATGCTCTTCGGTTCATTCCTCATGCTTCCCCTCTCGTCTACCCAAGCCGCGGCGGAAGAGAATAACGGAGCCTTTGTCGACGGCGCGGGGTTTACGCTCTACGGCACAGAGTCCATCAAGGGGTCGGGTTCCGAGAAAGTCGAGCAAGATCCGGTCTGCGATCGAAGCAAGCGCCCGAAAATCTTCAAAGTCCAGCCGGACGAAGCGAAGCCCGGCCAGAAAGTGACGATCACCGGCGAGAATTTCGGCAGTAAAGAATGCTTCCGCGGCGTGGCCTTCAGCGCAGCAGGCCCGGCCAAGATTGACTACACCTTCGTCAACGAAGCGACCATCGAAGCCACGGTGCCCGACGTGAAAGCGGGCATGTCGTTCATCGACATCGTCGCCGGCGGCGGCAACGCCCGATCCAAGGGATTCTTAGTCCAAGCCAAGTAG